TTTGCTTTAAGGAATACAACCAATGGACGCCAAGTAAACAGAATGGATTAACCAAATCATGTGACCCATAGGACGTTCCCCAAGAACATAAGGCAGCCCCCTTGGCATCACCCTAGTATGGCTCTGAACACAAGGACAACGGTCAGTATTATTATATTTGCCAACTTATTCGTTTGTCCTTTTAGGGCAGGCATGTGGACATTATAGAGGGGGTCCCCTCCCAGGACCCTCCGCTATAATGCCAAAACGGAGGGTTGCTCAGTACGAGTAGCTCCTGTTCTGGGGGACACTACCTGTCCTTGTAGTAGAACAATGgcaacattcatctgaatggcCGCCAAGTAATACTGGGGAGAAATGTCTGGCTTTTCCTTGAGAGGGGGACCTGGGGCGATCACCTGGCTGCTgcatttttaaagggttttctctAATAAGACAACCCATTAAGAAGTTTTGCTAGAGCATGCTAAATCATTACAAAATGCTGTACATTAGGTTTTCTGTAAGCTGGCAGCCACATTTTGGCAGATGTAATATACCacaccatttttttcagtttgttatatagagatgcctggaggtgtataaacccCAATTTAAATGAGCCTGGTTTCCATCCACGGGCTACATGTAGgtgcgaggcctgggccatatcagccagtcttgagtgggactggCAGACTCCTcctattgcaagcatggttacatgctggaggtaactggtgagttgtctgtcagtcggacctcacgctcctgtaatttgcccactggcccctggtattgaccACATGGCTCAGGTAGgcgagtgttaggacccgagctacttgagaaaccttggagcggtgctcgggctcagacatgtcctccacagtaggatatgttggctaatctctcaattttaacatcagtttgaggatttaataagtctgcagagtgcacctgtctttgctataattatattaaagggaacctgtcaccgggattttgtgtatagagctgaggacatgggctgctagatggccgctggcagatccgcaatacccagtccccatagctctgtgtgcttttattgtgtaaaaaaaccgttttgatacatatgcaaattaacctgagatgagtcctgtccctgactcatctcacgtacaggactctgttaatttgcatatgtatcaaatcgatttttttacagaataaaagcacacagagctatggggactgggtattgcggatgtgctaggggccatctagcaacccatgtccttagctctatacacaaaatcccggtgacaggttccctttaagatgtaatataCACAGCACATACCGCCCTCTCCATAAAGCCTGCTACCTGCGCACGGGTGCGCGCTGTCTGGCAGAAAATCTGCACACATTTTCAGGCGGATATCTGTGGTTCATGATCACGTTATTTGCAGTTTTGTGGCAGATTTGATGCGATTTTGCCACAGATGTCACCCTTGCATTGAGAAGGGTAAAATCCACACGAAAGAACGGCACAAAGAATTGACATGCAGCAGATCAACTTCCGCATGGAACGAAAAAGCAAAGTCTACACGAGAGGTCTAATCCCCTGCACTGGTCCGTGATGAGGTCCAAACACCACCCTTCAAATCTAAGGGTCCATGAAAAACACTGACGGCAACCACAGGCTGTGTGCAGGAGGAGGATTGAGGGAACCTTAGGGGGCCTGCTCACAATGCAGATTATGTCTGGAAAACCCTCAGTTCAGTACCAGTAAAATGTATGAGATTGGATAAATCTCACGTACACTGCGCTTGTTTTCTtctactactttcacacttgcggcagagtgacccGGCAAGCAGTCCCGCCGCcgggatccggcaatctgcatgcaaacggacagcatttgtaaatGGATCCggatcacaaatgcattgcaagaactgatccgtctctccgtttgtcatacggacaaatggATCAGTTTCTATTGCTTTTTTTCACAtctttaccggtctgcgcatgcgcagaccagaaggacgaatctggcattgcagtatttttaatgccggatctggcactaatacatttcaatgtaaattaaagcctgatccggcattccagcaaccgATTCGGAAtttaggacggagataatactgcagcatttcCTCCATTCAAAACGCTGTTTAGCGATTGAActcatcagttcttttccggtattgagcccctaggatggaacgctatgccggaaaagaaaaaacgctagtgtgaaagtgcccttagatTCAGCAATTCACCTGCGTGCAGAATGCCAACTGTTGTGTTTTCTTGGGTGGATTTCacaaataaaaatgcaataaatagTGTGAATTTAGGGATGAGCCATAACAAGGTGGTGAACAAAAATATAATCTTAGTAATGGACATTAACAGCGCCTCTCTTATCTGCTGTCATCGGACCCGACACGGCCCTGTGGTATCAGAGCATGCCAATATTACAAACCTGAGCTGCTACGCATGCAGTCCTGTTATGTGCCCACAGAGTGCCAGTCACCCAACCGTCGTAATATGTAAGGCCCTGCTCACACTGTGCAGCTTTGGGGGGACACCTGCAGCATGAGACGGTAGTGACACCAGGGCTCATACGCATCAtacgcattaggctactttcacactagcgttcagagcggatccgttctgaacggatccgtctgcattatattgtataaaattttctaagtgtgaaagtagcctgagcggatccgtccagacttttacattgaaagtcaatggtggacggatccgtttgaagattgagccacagtgtgtcatattcaaacggatccgtccccattgacttacattgtaagtctggacggatccgcacgcctccgcacggccaggcggacactcgaacgctgcaagcagcgctcaggtgtccgcctgctgagcggagcggaggccgaacgctgccagactgatgcattctgagcggatccgcgtccactcagaatgcattagggctggacggaagcgttcaggtccgcttgtgagccccttcaaacagaactcacaagcggagccccgaacgcaagtgtgaaagtagcctaatgcgatCTGCAAATCACAGACACCGTTCGTGTtgcatctgttttgttttttttggcacaccccttgatttcaatgggtctgaaGTGCGCGTGTTGCAGTGaagtatagaacatgtcctatctttaccGGAGAGGCCGCATGGTACCATCGCCTCTGAGTGGCCACGCCACAAGAGATAGGACATCCTATACTTTGACACAACATGCAGACCACGGACTCCttgaagtcaacgggtccgcaccATGATGTAGCCTGCACGTGGcttgtatccatgttttgcaaagCACTTACTtatagtcgtgtgaatgcacccttagggagGAGTGGAGAAAAACCGGTTAGCATTAAACTAGAGGCGCTGCGGACTAGAGAGCAGACTATGGGGATACCATTATTACTCTGTAGGGTGCAGTGTGGCCAGCAGTAACGTGAATATTATACGATCTGAGAAGACACAGATATCCCCTAGGCCTGGGGTCCACAACTTTCAGCCATCCAgctgtgcaactacaactcccagcacacaCACTTACTAAGCTGCCCTTGTTAATCCTgtaaaagtgaaaggaggattctggggaTTGTAGTTTCAGaaagctgaaggttgctgatccctgacctagaACAGGGCGGTCTGTGGTGACAAGACAAGGAATTCCCTCTTGAGGAACGTGGCCTGTGGTATCCTGTCATTACAACCCAGCATCCTCCAGACCAGTGATGtttgtgatgacatcactatggGCTGGAGGACTCATCAGTATCCCAGCGAGGCCTGTGGTGATGACCCGATTATTGGGAGAGGGGCTACTAGTATGCCAGAACCAGTGAGGTCTTTAATGACATGACTATTGGGGGAAGTCTACCAGTATCCCTGGACTGGTGCCGCCTGTGATTACACGGCTATTAGGAAAGCTAACATCTTCGAAGTGTTTCCTGGGCCTTGATGAAGCGTGGCCTGAGGGGACATTAGCACTAGTCCCTGGGACCATCAGTATCCCAGGACCAGTGAGAAATGTGATGAAATTACTACCAGGAGGTCTACCACTATCCCTGGAGCAGTGAGGCCTGTGGTGATGACATGACTATGGGGAGAGGGCCTACCAGCATCTCAGGACCAATTATGTCTGATGACATGACTACTGGGAGGGGGAAGGGTTTACCAGTGTCCCAGTACCATCAATGCCTGTGAAGACATCACTATTTGGGGGGGATGGGGGGTGTCTACCAGTATACCCGAACCAGTGAGGCCTTTGTTGACATGACTATTGGTGAAGTCTTCCACTATCCCAGGACTAAAGAGGCCTATGATGAGGTGACATTACCACCGGTGCCCTACCATCATCCCAGGAGCAGTGCCATTACTACGTACCGTGTCCTCAGGGCGTGCCAGGCCGCCTCGATGTCCGCGTACAGGTTCTTCTCGCTGGGCTTGCCGCTGCTCACGCCGTAGCCGGAGTAGTCGTAGGAGAAGACGTTGCAGTTGATCCTGGAGCCCAGGCCGATGTAGAAGCTGCACATCTGGCCCAGGTCCACGGCGTTCCCGTGAGAGAAGAGCAGCGTGTACCGGCTCCCGGGGGCGCAGCGCACGAACATGCAGCCCAGGCAGCTGCCCCGGTCCGTCCTCCAGCGGAACACCTCCACCGCGTCCAGCTCCCGCTGCGAGTACTGCCAGTCCGCCCTCTCCGTCAGGTGCAGGCTGCAGGGCGGAGGAGGACAGGCCGCAGGCTCGCTCTGCTCGTCCCCCTGCGCCGCGGCCTGGCTCGGGGCCCCCTCTGTCTCCCGTACCGTGTATGTGGGCTCCGGGGGCAGGAAGGCCAGCTTGGCAGCGATCCGGCTCGGGCATGGCGGGCAGCAGAAGAGCCAGCATAGCTCCCCAAGAGAGAAGCCGTTCATCCTCGGTCCCTGCTCTGGCATTGGGGCGACCCGGGCCTGCGGGTGATGAGCGAGTACCTGAGGACGGAGCACCCGAGCACGGCACCGGGCCTGCAGCGCCTAGTAACTAGCGGCTCATCTGCCTGCTACTCGAGCCCGGCCTAGCAGCTGCTTCCGGGAGAGCACGGGAAAACCGAGGCCGAGGAGCGATGGAGGAGTGCTGCCCCCTAGCATGGCGGAGAGAGAAGGGcaggcagggggaggggcaggcgGAGACGTCACTGCAGTGCTGCAGGTGGTCGTACTGTGTGGTCTCCATGACAGACCCCGGCATCTGATGTGTATGGGAAAGTGTCAGGACTCTCACCATTGGGAGGCGATGTATTATCCCAAACAGCACAATACTCCTCCCGCCCTGGATATGTATGAGCACTGGGGTCCGACCCAGTATATGTATGAGCACTGGGGTCCGACCCAGTATATGTATGAGCACTGGGGTCCGACCCAATATATGTATGTGTACTGGGGTCCGACCCAGTATATGTATGTGCACTGGGGTCCGACCCAGTATATGTATGAGCACTGGGGTCCGACCCAGTATATGTATGAGCACTGGGGTCCGACCCAGTATATGTATGAGCACTGGGGTCCGACCCAGTATATGTATGAGCACTGGGGTCCGACCCAATATATGTATGTGTACTGGGGTCCGACCCAGTATATGTATGTGCACTGGGGTCCGACCCAGTATATGTATGAGCACTGGGGTCCGACCCAGTGTATGTATGAGCACTGGGGTCCGACCCAGTATATGTATGTGCACTGGGGTCCGACCCAGTATATGTATGTGCCTGGGGTCCGACCCAGTATATGTATGTGCACTGGGGTCCGACCCAGTATATGTATGTGCACTGGGGTCCGACCCAGTATATGTATGAGCACTGGGGTCCGACCCAGTATATATATGAGCACTGGGGTCCGACCCAGTATATGTATGTGCACTGGGGTCCGACCCAGTATATGTATGTGCACTGGGGTCCGACCCAGTATATGTATGAACACTGGGGTCCGACCCAGTATATGTATGAGCACTGGGGTCCGACCCAGTATATGTATGTGCACTGGGGTCCGACCCAGTATATGTATGTGCACTGGGGTCCGACCCAGTATATGTATGAGCACTGGGGTCCGACCCAGTATATGTATGTGCACTGGGGTCCGACCCAGTATATGTATGAGCACTGGGGTCCGACCCAGTATATGTATGAGCACTGGGGTCCGACCCAGTATATGTATGAGCACTGGGGTCCGACCCAGTATATGTATGAGCACTGGGGTCCGACCCAGTATATGTATGTGCACTGGGGTCCGACCCAGTATATGTATGTGCACTGGGGTCCGACCCAGTATATGTATGAGCACTGGGGTCCGACCCAGTATATGTATGTGCACTGGGGTCCGACCCAGTATATGTATGTGCACTGGGGTCCGACCCAGTATATGTATGTGCACTGGGGTCCGACCCAGTATATGTATGAGCACTGGGGTCCGACCCAGTATATGTATGTGCACTGGGGTCCGACCCAGTATATGTATGAGCACTGGGGTCCGACCCAGTATATGTATGAGCACTGGGGTCCGACCCAGTATATGTATGAGCACTGGGGTCCGACCCAGTATATGTATGAGCACTGGGGTCCGACCCAGTATATGTATGAGCACTGGGGTCCGACCCAGTATATGTATGTGCACTGGGGTCCGACCCAGTATATGTATGTGCACTGGGGTCCGACCCAGTATATGTATGTGCACTGggcagggccggattaagagcatcatgggcctggtgccgaagattttaatgggccttttttttaaaaaacttttgaaAACGCAACGCAGAGCAATTTTTTATAACACaaataaagtgcatctgtcatatGTTTTATGCATATTCAATCACCAGCATAGCTGAATAGATGTTGATGTAGCGATTCCTTGCATACTTTTTTTGAATCTGTTATTTAGTCTTTACttagcttaaaaaaaataaaaaaaaatacattttaggtaAAACACTTATGGGGGCCCAGAGTGTCAAAAGAGGTGTGGTAGGGGGTCCTCTGTGCCCTCCAGACCGTAACACCAACGGCTCACTTGACAGCAACGTGTTGAGATCCTGTGcatgtgccccagtagatgccctcagtgtcccccataaattgccagaataaaataccccttcttagtgccccccgtagatgaccccatagttctcctctccccccacagtacccactataatgtgtcccagtataaaatgctactgtacagagccccccatataaaatacctcttctttgtggcctcagtagatgcccctatagtgcccaccaataatgtgccagtaaaaagtgcccccaagaatgtgccagtaataagtgcccccaataatgtgccagtaataagttcccccatagatgccccctaataatgtgccccctaataatgtgcccccatagatgccccccattcatgtgccagtaacaagagccccgcaatcatgtgccagtattaagagccccccaatcatgtgccagtatcaagagccccccaatcatgtgccagtattaagagcccccccaatcatgtgccagtaacaagagctcccctattatgtgccagtaacaagaggacccctaatcatgtgccagtaacaagaggacccctaatcatgtgccagtaacaagagcccccccatcatgtgccagtaacaagagcccccccaatcatgtgccagtatcaagagccccccaatcatgtgccagtatcaagagccgccccaatcatgtgccagtaataagagcccccatcatgtgttagctcttgttggaatggaaaagaactgtacaagaaagatggtttgcatctttctctcaagggaacgaatgtcctcggtgaacagttccaagtatttgctaagaagcatttaaactaggaaaggggggcaaaagagtgataatccagcagtccaactgccccccggaacaatgccagaagaggccagtagcgcaaaggttaagaaatgacaagctcggagtcttgtctacaaatgctcgcagtctagggaataagatcaatgaacttgaggctataatggcatctgagaatatagttgtagtggctgttactgagacgtggttcaaggggagtaatgactgggatatatcaataccagggttctctctatacaggaaagacagagaaggcaagaaggggggagaggtggccctgtatgtgaaagatagcataaaatctaatttgatacaagttagtgagaacaatttagagtcagtttgggataccttgcagcttgataatcataaggtaactcgtgtaggtgtgatatatagaccacctagctaagtcaaagaattagatgatctactagttgaggaaatggctaaaatgacattgaagggggaagttatcattatgggagacttcaatcttccagatgtaaactggaaaaccaaaatagctagttctgacaggagtacagatattctaaattccctactgggattatctctacagcaagtagtggaggagccaacacGGAAGGAGGGCATTtttgatttagtattcacaaatgggaatttggtatctgatattactgtaggggaaagcttgggatctagtgatcaccagtcagtgtggtttactataagtacagtgactgagtcacaccacacaaaaacaaaagttttagattttagaaaaactgacttttctaaaattagattagtggtatacgagtccctatcagactggaacagtttcattggagtccaggagaatgataagtgcaagataatgcaccttggACGTAAAAAccgaagagcagaatataaaatcagtgatacagtcctaacctcagtatctgaggaaagggatttagggatcattatttcagaagacttaaaggtaggcagacaatgtcacagagcagcaggaaatgctagcagaatgcttgggtgtatagggagaggcattaccagtaggaagagggaggtgctcatgccgctctacagagcactagtgagacctcatttggagtattgtgctcagtactggagaccatatctccagaaggatattgatactttggagacagttcagagaagagctactaaactggtacatggattgcaggataaaacttaccgggaaagattaaaagaccttaacatgtatagcttggaagaaagacgagacagaggggatatgatagaaacttttaaatacataaagggaatcaacaaggtaaaagaggagagaatatttaaaagaagaaaaactgctacaagaggacatagttttaaattagaggggcaaaggtttaaaagtaatatcaggaagtattactttactgagagagtagtggatgcatggaatagccttcctacagaagtggtagctgcaaatacagtggaggagtttaagcatggatgggataggcataaggccatccttcatataagatagggccaggggctatccatagtatttagtatattgggcagactagatgggccaaatggttcttatctgccgacacattctatgtgccggtaacaagagcccccccaatgtggcagtaacaagaggccccccattatgtgccagtaataagagcccccatcatgtgccagtaataagagcccccatcatgtgtcagtaataagcaccccccatcatgtgccagtaacaaactGCCCCCCATCATGcgtcagtaacaagaggccccccatcatgcgccagtaacaagagccccccccatcatgtgccagtaacaagaggccccccatcatgtgccagtaacaagaggccccccatcatgtgccagtaacaagaggcccctcatcatgtgccagtaacaagaggcccccatcatgtgccagtaacaagagacccccatcatgtgccagtaagaagagcaccccccaatcatgtgccagtaacaagaaccccctcaaccccccaatcatgtgccagtaacaagagccccccatcatgtgccagtatcaagagccccccaatcatgtgccagtatcaagagttgccccaatcatgtgccagtaataagagccccccatcatgtgccggtaacaagagcccccccaatgtggcagtaacaagaggccccccatcatgtgccagtaataagagcccccatcatgtgccagtaataagagcccccatcatgtgtcagtaataagcaccccctatcatgtgccagtaacaaactgccccccatcatgtgtcagtaacaagaggccccccatcatgtgccagtaacaagagcccctatcatgtgccagtaacaagaggcccccccatcatgtgccagtaacaagagccccccatcatgtgccagcaacaagaggccccccatcatgtgccagtaacaagagcccccccatcatgtgccagtaacaagaggccctcccatcatgtgccagtaaaagtattgtaattgtacatataaaaaaaacaaaaaaaaaaaacacttatacttacctccatgtcagctatgcgatgcaggcctcttccggcctgtgtcccgagaGACTTCTACCCAAGTGCCTCAGAGTCAAGGTACTATTCTGTGCAATTGAGCTTGCTGCCACTTGTGTTCCTGATTATGTGCCCTTTTCCTACACTATGCTCTTTGTCTGATCCCTGCTTGCATCACTcttcctgttgccgacccggattgtctGACTTcgtgcctgtgccgcctgccctgacccatttcTTGTCTCGACTACGTCTCTGCCTTGTCCACCGGTCCTGTCTGGtcgctcctggtaacgaccctgcCTGTCTAACTATGTCTGTACTGTCCCTGGAGTTTTACCTGGCAGATACCCTAATGGCCCAAGTCTGTCCTCACcaccagaggctctagtgaaaaccaggtagctgcttagtcacgcccctccagtgTACAGCCAGTCTGTAGCACAGTGGGTCCACTTCCACTGATTCGTGacacaggcatggatcccacagaactagggtttacagttcgggtttgtaccaagctttaggatttttggaccccgaacccaaacttttcagtaaaacttCAAGTTCAgggagttaatggcgctttttgaaagtctgcagagcagccaatcaacaagcgtttaactcgtgtgccctaaaaagccatcacagccattcctactaatggcatggctgtgattggccagtgcagcatgtgacccaggctctatataagctggagtcacgtagcgctgcatgtcacactgctctt
The Bufo gargarizans isolate SCDJY-AF-19 chromosome 2, ASM1485885v1, whole genome shotgun sequence genome window above contains:
- the ABHD17C gene encoding alpha/beta hydrolase domain-containing protein 17C, coding for MPEQGPRMNGFSLGELCWLFCCPPCPSRIAAKLAFLPPEPTYTVRETEGAPSQAAAQGDEQSEPAACPPPPCSLHLTERADWQYSQRELDAVEVFRWRTDRGSCLGCMFVRCAPGSRYTLLFSHGNAVDLGQMCSFYIGLGSRINCNVFSYDYSGYGVSSGKPSEKNLYADIEAAWHALRTRYGVSPENIILYGQSIGTVPTVDLASRYECAAVILHSPLMSGLRVAFPDTRKTYCFDAFPSIDKISKVTSPVLIIHGTEDEVIDFSHGLAMYERCPRAVEPLWVEGAGHNDIELYAQYLERLKQFISHELPNS